A stretch of the Theropithecus gelada isolate Dixy chromosome 7a, Tgel_1.0, whole genome shotgun sequence genome encodes the following:
- the LOC112628026 gene encoding LOW QUALITY PROTEIN: sterol regulatory element-binding protein 1 (The sequence of the model RefSeq protein was modified relative to this genomic sequence to represent the inferred CDS: inserted 2 bases in 2 codons; deleted 2 bases in 2 codons) — MRERTSGSAECLRGRTGPKARWRLLPTARSPAQHXPESASVLLNWVIHVLVPLVPPTEGGLWGDQVSWSLWEDVPTPEPGEPGSPSPASPTPPLQXPSFPDPPIRSPAPAVSSAHLISFPAPRLAWSRVLHSPLSLPLSKPPPLCLTHSPLRHQSTQAQVPAPHLYSQTWEGDDMKNQTQLGKRSGVCRGADLRLWKLQELPAGGCISAGY, encoded by the exons ATGAGGGAGAGGACCTCAGGGTCAGCCGAATGCCTGAGAGGCAGGACAGGCCCAAAG GCACGGTGGCGGCTGCTCCCCACAGCCAGGAGTCCAGCCCAGC CACCTGAGTCTGCCTCAGTCCTGCTCAATTGGGTCATCCATGTTCTGGTCCCTCTGGTCCCACCCACAGAGGGAGGGCTTTGGGGCGACCAGGTGAGCTGGTCCTTGTGGGAGGATGTA CCGACTCCTGAGCCTGGCGAGCCAGGAAGCCCCTCGCCAGCATCCCCAACCCCACCTCTCC GCCCCTCATTCCCTGATCCTCCCATCCGCTCCCCTGCCCCAGCAGTTTCCTCTGCTCAC CTCATCTCTTTTCCTGCTCCTAGGCTCGCCTGGTCACGTGTTCTTCACTCTCCTCTGAGTCTCCCTCTTTCCAAGCCGCCTCCACTCTGCTTGACACATTCTCCTTTAAGACACCAGAGTACACAAGCTCAAGTCCCTGCACCTCACCTTTACTCCCAGACATGGGAGGGAGATGACATGAAGAACCAAACGCAACTCGGCAAGAGATCTGGGGTATGCAGAGGGGCAGATCTGAGGCTGTGGAAGCTCCAGGAGCTCCCTGCAGGAGGCTGCATTTCAGCTGGCTATTGA